A window of Staphylococcus sp. 17KM0847 contains these coding sequences:
- a CDS encoding PepSY domain-containing protein yields MKFKILTLLLSAGIVLAACGNDKDDSQQANQQDDKQQTTQSSDHKDTKDDDQQEMDDTKTNHTTGQTIAVKDIETDPKQAIETAQTDFDGKLKKVEYKNDMGEWVYKVELVNNKEEAEVKVSDKDNKVLHTDKEMDEHQNMDDTLEYKEAISYKEAVKKAQNEMNGDLKQWQLSKDDGKLIYEVELIDQNKEIEFKIDAKTGEVLEMEH; encoded by the coding sequence ATGAAATTTAAAATATTAACACTTTTACTTTCGGCAGGTATTGTTTTAGCTGCATGTGGTAATGATAAAGATGACAGTCAACAAGCCAATCAACAAGATGATAAGCAACAAACAACACAATCATCAGATCATAAAGATACAAAAGATGATGATCAACAGGAAATGGATGATACAAAAACAAATCATACAACAGGACAAACAATTGCAGTAAAGGACATTGAAACAGATCCTAAACAAGCGATTGAAACAGCACAAACAGATTTTGATGGTAAGCTGAAAAAAGTAGAATATAAAAATGATATGGGTGAATGGGTTTATAAGGTTGAACTTGTAAATAATAAAGAAGAAGCTGAAGTTAAAGTTTCAGATAAAGACAATAAAGTATTACATACTGACAAAGAGATGGATGAACATCAAAATATGGATGATACATTAGAATATAAAGAAGCGATTTCGTATAAGGAAGCCGTGAAAAAAGCACAAAATGAAATGAACGGTGACTTAAAGCAATGGCAATTGAGTAAAGATGATGGAAAACTCATATATGAAGTAGAGCTTATTGATCAAAATAAAGAAATTGAATTCAAAATCGATGCCAAAACAGGTGAAGTGCTTGAAATGGAGCATTAA
- a CDS encoding DUF2538 family protein, which produces MARHTHEKLKQIDGMFNMLEQQIIHSKDMAHFRQELFYVNHAHRENYEALLLYYTDSETNPIINAACYIVALPEIFDAIDVFNAPLPFSWVYNEEGLTPEMTKLSVPIQYLVAAALEVTDVQIFKPSGYTMGMNNWNIVQMRIFWQYTALVRQNAQ; this is translated from the coding sequence ATGGCACGCCATACACACGAAAAATTAAAACAAATTGATGGCATGTTTAATATGCTCGAACAACAAATTATCCATAGTAAAGATATGGCCCACTTCCGTCAAGAATTGTTCTATGTCAATCATGCACATCGTGAAAACTATGAAGCATTGTTACTCTACTACACTGACAGTGAAACAAATCCAATTATCAATGCAGCCTGCTACATTGTTGCTCTTCCTGAAATTTTTGATGCAATCGATGTATTTAATGCACCATTACCTTTTTCATGGGTTTATAACGAAGAGGGGCTTACGCCTGAAATGACAAAATTAAGCGTCCCTATACAATATCTTGTAGCAGCAGCTTTGGAAGTAACCGACGTCCAGATTTTCAAACCTTCTGGCTATACAATGGGGATGAACAATTGGAATATCGTACAAATGCGCATTTTCTGGCAATACACTGCATTAGTTAGACAAAATGCACAGTAG
- a CDS encoding GNAT family N-acetyltransferase translates to MFKEVTTKESYQDVLSIREAVFIEEQGVSRDEEIDEYESTAHYIIGYDSEGKPMATARYRSVDDTAKIERVAVMKAYRGQGIGKQLILALEQIAAQHGFSHFKLGAQTHAIPFYESLGYRVYGDTFMDAGIPHRYMSKTL, encoded by the coding sequence ATGTTTAAAGAAGTAACTACTAAAGAATCCTATCAAGATGTATTATCCATCCGAGAGGCCGTTTTTATCGAAGAACAAGGCGTTTCTCGTGATGAAGAAATAGATGAATACGAATCAACTGCGCATTATATTATTGGTTATGACTCAGAAGGAAAACCTATGGCAACTGCACGTTATCGTAGTGTGGATGATACCGCTAAAATCGAAAGAGTAGCTGTTATGAAAGCATACCGAGGACAAGGCATTGGTAAACAACTTATTTTAGCTTTAGAACAAATAGCAGCGCAACATGGTTTTTCTCATTTTAAACTTGGTGCTCAAACGCATGCTATCCCCTTCTATGAGTCTTTAGGTTATCGTGTGTATGGAGATACATTTATGGATGCAGGCATTCCGCATAGATATATGTCTAAAACACTTTAA
- a CDS encoding phospho-sugar mutase codes for MYAEWLARLDESMVRDFYEVQTDEERKAGFDDTLSFGTAGIRSTFGLGPGRLNKFTIRKVALGLAHYLLTKSVTPTVVVHFDTRLLSASFAEEISKVLATEGIQVILPTTYKSTPELSFAVRYLNADAGVMITASHNPSHYNGVKVYGADGGQLLPEQSACLSDYINSINAPLAIEAHSLEILKKRKKILPLKPIVTNAYQNKVLSLVGKISDRGAKIVLTSLHGTSLPLATHLLTAAGFTNYVVEEEQSQPNGHFPTVKSANPEEQSAFDHGIVLAHRENASLIIATDPDADRFGIVERYEDGTTRYFNGNEIGLLLMKLRHDTMKSTKNHYYVVKTIVTSALSEVLARALNIETVNVLTGFKYISNILEQKSDQLDQLVLAYEESHGYLTFPLSRDKDAIQFIPLLVKYKQQLTAQGLTFRDVLNTIYEQFGSYHDLTLSPQYDGEAGRHKIEQVMTYFRQNTFKQLAGLTIKTKEDYWTREITDMKTGSLAQTTLPQADVIRYTFEEGFIALRPSGTEPKMKVYFSLNVDYFDDIVQRFQEAYLD; via the coding sequence ATGTATGCAGAATGGTTAGCACGTTTGGACGAAAGTATGGTACGTGATTTTTATGAAGTGCAAACGGATGAAGAGCGAAAAGCAGGTTTTGATGATACACTTTCTTTTGGAACAGCAGGTATTCGTAGTACATTCGGTTTAGGGCCTGGTCGTTTAAATAAATTTACAATTCGAAAAGTTGCACTAGGTTTGGCACACTACTTATTGACAAAGAGTGTAACCCCCACAGTAGTTGTTCATTTTGATACGCGTTTGTTGTCTGCATCATTTGCAGAAGAAATATCTAAAGTGTTAGCGACAGAGGGCATACAGGTAATATTACCAACGACATATAAATCAACACCTGAGTTGTCATTTGCGGTGCGTTATTTAAATGCGGATGCAGGCGTTATGATTACCGCAAGCCATAATCCAAGCCATTACAATGGGGTCAAGGTTTATGGCGCAGATGGGGGTCAGCTGTTACCAGAGCAGTCAGCGTGTTTGAGTGATTACATTAATAGTATTAATGCACCTTTGGCAATAGAAGCACATTCACTTGAAATATTAAAAAAGCGTAAAAAGATTTTGCCACTTAAACCAATCGTGACAAATGCTTATCAGAATAAAGTTTTATCATTAGTAGGGAAGATATCTGATAGAGGAGCTAAAATTGTTTTAACAAGTTTGCATGGTACAAGTTTACCGTTAGCCACGCATTTATTGACAGCGGCAGGCTTTACTAATTATGTTGTTGAAGAAGAACAATCGCAGCCTAATGGACACTTTCCAACTGTTAAGAGCGCAAATCCAGAGGAGCAGTCTGCTTTTGATCATGGTATTGTACTTGCACATAGAGAGAATGCATCATTAATTATTGCGACAGATCCGGATGCAGATCGTTTTGGTATTGTTGAGCGCTACGAAGATGGAACAACACGTTATTTTAATGGGAACGAGATAGGTTTACTATTAATGAAGTTGCGTCATGATACGATGAAGTCGACTAAAAATCACTATTATGTAGTTAAAACAATAGTAACAAGTGCGCTCAGTGAAGTTTTAGCACGTGCTTTGAATATTGAAACGGTCAATGTTTTAACAGGTTTTAAATATATTTCTAATATTTTAGAACAAAAGTCAGATCAACTGGATCAACTTGTTCTCGCCTACGAAGAAAGTCATGGATATCTAACATTTCCGTTATCGAGGGATAAAGATGCCATTCAGTTTATCCCTCTACTGGTAAAGTATAAACAACAGCTGACAGCACAAGGATTAACATTCAGAGACGTATTGAATACGATTTATGAACAATTTGGTAGTTATCATGACTTAACACTATCTCCTCAATATGATGGAGAAGCAGGACGTCATAAAATAGAACAAGTCATGACATATTTCAGACAAAATACTTTTAAGCAACTGGCAGGTTTAACAATAAAAACGAAAGAGGATTATTGGACGAGAGAGATTACTGATATGAAGACAGGTAGTTTAGCTCAGACGACTTTGCCGCAAGCGGATGTTATTCGCTATACTTTTGAAGAGGGTTTTATAGCGTTAAGACCTTCAGGTACAGAACCGAAGATGAAAGTTTATTTTTCATTAAATGTTGATTATTTTGATGATATCGTACAAAGGTTTCAAGAGGCTTACTTAGATTAG
- a CDS encoding LCP family protein, with protein sequence MNRGLKYLLYALSLMLIIVPAIFTYMLFSSSKGAFDHSFSESDMRQSKLRNTEVNASKDPVSILFLGIDDSSSRRENGQSTSQSRTDAIILSTFNPDSKQIRMLSIPRDTLSYIPQVGYNDKITHAHAYGGPEASMDTVEATLNVPVDYYIRINMEAFVKTVDELGGIEYDVPYDLNEPNTTDQGRIKLKKGKQLLNGDQALAITRTRKQDSDLKRGERQMEVLKILFRKAQETNSLHKLDDIIEIVGKNSKHNLTYKEIQSLAKIYLTGDVAIKTQQLQGDNELLNGIYYIYPNEKELIKTSNILRKDLGLKTLVRDDFLMSRIADYYGSIFPLTEIDTSLIDEAFLPQDKSNTSDNNSTEDTAESDTENTTAPEASYNTEQSESLYTEDFADYY encoded by the coding sequence ATGAATCGAGGACTTAAATATTTATTATATGCATTATCCCTAATGCTCATCATTGTTCCTGCAATTTTTACTTATATGTTATTCAGTTCATCCAAAGGGGCTTTCGACCATTCTTTCTCTGAATCTGACATGCGTCAATCAAAACTCAGAAATACAGAAGTTAATGCATCAAAAGATCCTGTCTCTATTCTGTTTTTAGGCATTGATGACAGTAGTTCTAGACGAGAAAATGGTCAAAGTACATCACAATCACGAACAGACGCCATTATCTTATCAACATTTAATCCCGACTCAAAACAAATCAGAATGTTAAGTATTCCTCGTGACACACTAAGCTATATCCCACAAGTTGGCTATAACGATAAAATTACTCATGCACATGCTTACGGTGGTCCTGAAGCATCAATGGACACCGTAGAAGCAACCTTAAACGTACCAGTTGATTACTATATACGAATTAATATGGAAGCATTTGTAAAAACGGTAGATGAGCTTGGCGGTATTGAATACGACGTCCCCTATGATTTAAACGAACCTAATACAACAGATCAGGGACGTATAAAACTCAAAAAGGGAAAACAATTGTTAAATGGTGATCAAGCTTTGGCGATTACACGTACGAGAAAACAAGATTCCGATTTAAAACGCGGCGAACGACAAATGGAAGTTCTAAAAATTTTATTCCGCAAAGCTCAAGAAACGAATTCACTTCATAAACTCGATGACATTATTGAAATTGTAGGAAAAAATTCTAAACACAACTTAACGTACAAAGAAATTCAATCACTAGCCAAAATATATTTAACAGGTGATGTTGCAATTAAAACACAACAACTTCAAGGCGATAATGAATTACTGAATGGTATTTATTATATCTATCCGAATGAAAAAGAACTCATTAAAACATCTAATATACTGCGCAAAGATTTAGGTTTAAAAACGTTAGTACGTGATGACTTTTTAATGAGCCGTATTGCTGATTATTATGGCAGTATTTTCCCACTTACAGAGATTGATACCTCTTTAATAGATGAAGCTTTTCTGCCTCAAGATAAAAGTAATACAAGCGATAACAATAGTACAGAAGACACAGCTGAATCTGATACAGAAAACACAACAGCTCCTGAAGCGTCATATAACACTGAGCAATCTGAATCCCTATATACCGAGGATTTTGCAGATTATTATTAA
- a CDS encoding DUF5011 domain-containing protein — protein MNKLLQSLSAIGVSATLVTPNLSVEATTNTVPFIKGLEDEVVKVGQTYNPLAGVTAYDKEDGDLTDKIKVNGYFDTSKEGTYQLEYQVMDSDGAIETSSRTIKVVDAPQ, from the coding sequence ATGAATAAATTACTTCAATCATTATCAGCCATAGGTGTCTCAGCAACACTTGTTACACCAAACCTTAGCGTGGAAGCAACAACGAATACTGTTCCATTTATCAAAGGTCTAGAAGATGAAGTCGTTAAAGTTGGTCAAACTTATAACCCATTAGCTGGTGTTACTGCGTATGATAAAGAAGACGGTGACTTAACTGATAAAATCAAAGTCAACGGTTACTTCGATACGTCTAAAGAGGGGACTTATCAACTTGAATATCAGGTGATGGATTCAGATGGAGCCATTGAAACATCATCACGTACAATCAAAGTTGTCGATGCACCTCAATAG
- a CDS encoding globin domain-containing protein: MLTQEEKGIILETVPVLKEKGTEITSRFYNRMFNQHPELRNMFNQTNQKKGFQSTALAQSVLAAAMNIEDFTPIVPVVKEIGYKHCALDVREEHYPIVGENLLAAIQDVVGVDENHPIIQTWAKAYGVIADAFISIEKDIYAGMAWEGFKPFKIDKIEQITHNIKSFTVVSDEQDLSQFIPGQYITVDVESEKLPYRAKRHYSIIDGGKNFITFGVRREVSENHEGEVSTILHDEFKEGDMINLSAPVGGFQVHNPEKPQLFLGSGVGVTPLVSMYRHAAQQGSNVKFINVAGSEKDVAFKSELDKITNEAKEAQLHTHLRDQEGYLKAAELKDYLTDDTEVYICGGTPFLQSMIQELQELGVDENRIHFETFVPRLSVAV; the protein is encoded by the coding sequence GTGTTAACACAAGAAGAAAAAGGGATTATTTTAGAAACTGTTCCTGTATTAAAAGAAAAAGGAACAGAAATCACATCACGTTTCTACAATAGAATGTTCAATCAACATCCTGAACTACGTAATATGTTTAACCAAACCAACCAGAAAAAAGGATTCCAATCAACAGCACTTGCACAGTCTGTATTAGCAGCTGCAATGAATATCGAAGACTTTACACCCATCGTGCCAGTCGTTAAAGAAATTGGTTACAAACACTGTGCTTTAGATGTACGCGAAGAGCATTACCCTATCGTTGGTGAAAATTTATTGGCAGCGATTCAAGATGTTGTAGGTGTAGATGAAAACCACCCTATTATCCAAACATGGGCTAAAGCATACGGTGTCATTGCTGATGCATTTATTTCTATTGAAAAAGACATCTATGCTGGTATGGCTTGGGAAGGATTTAAACCATTTAAGATTGACAAAATTGAACAAATCACACACAATATCAAATCATTCACTGTTGTATCAGACGAACAAGATTTAAGCCAATTTATACCAGGACAATATATTACAGTAGATGTTGAAAGCGAAAAATTACCATATCGCGCAAAACGTCACTATTCTATCATTGATGGTGGTAAAAACTTTATTACATTTGGTGTACGTCGCGAAGTAAGTGAAAACCATGAAGGTGAAGTATCAACAATCCTTCACGATGAATTCAAAGAAGGCGATATGATCAATCTATCTGCACCAGTTGGAGGATTCCAAGTACACAATCCTGAAAAACCACAACTCTTCTTAGGTTCTGGTGTTGGTGTTACACCATTAGTATCTATGTATCGTCATGCAGCTCAACAAGGATCTAATGTTAAATTTATCAATGTAGCTGGCTCAGAAAAAGATGTTGCATTTAAATCTGAACTTGATAAAATCACTAATGAAGCTAAAGAAGCACAACTTCATACACATTTACGTGATCAAGAAGGTTATTTAAAAGCTGCTGAACTTAAAGATTATTTAACAGATGACACAGAAGTTTATATCTGTGGAGGTACGCCATTCTTACAATCAATGATTCAAGAGTTGCAAGAACTTGGTGTAGACGAAAATAGAATTCACTTTGAAACATTCGTACCACGTTTAAGTGTTGCAGTTTAA